One Streptosporangium sp. NBC_01495 DNA window includes the following coding sequences:
- a CDS encoding DUF742 domain-containing protein, producing the protein MRADNRDRGQGLHDGRAFPWDERWEDTPRYGFPAEPSGETPEVASSVPPTGAEPPRYGSPGETPGSGARRDGRFGYEPEHDEPADEESSLVRMYAVTGGRVVPSSRLAMEALVSTTTTAPLGLSYVREYRFISDLCRSIRSIAEISALLSVPLGVTRVLVSDMESEGLVRIHHPRVTAAGPGPDLLERVLNHLRG; encoded by the coding sequence GTGCGGGCCGACAACCGGGACCGGGGGCAGGGGCTTCACGACGGCCGCGCCTTCCCGTGGGACGAGCGGTGGGAGGACACGCCCCGGTACGGCTTCCCGGCCGAGCCGTCGGGGGAGACGCCCGAGGTCGCGTCGTCCGTTCCCCCCACCGGCGCTGAACCGCCGCGATACGGCTCACCCGGGGAGACGCCCGGGTCCGGAGCCCGGCGGGACGGGCGCTTCGGGTACGAGCCCGAGCACGACGAGCCGGCCGACGAGGAGAGCTCGCTGGTCCGGATGTACGCCGTGACCGGGGGGCGGGTCGTCCCGAGTTCCAGGCTCGCCATGGAGGCGCTGGTCTCGACCACGACCACGGCCCCGCTCGGCCTGTCCTACGTCCGGGAATATCGCTTCATCAGCGATCTGTGCCGCAGTATCCGCTCGATCGCGGAGATATCCGCTCTCCTGAGTGTCCCTCTCGGTGTCACCCGCGTCCTGGTCTCCGACATGGAGTCCGAGGGCCTGGTGCGGATCCACCACCCCAGGGTCACCGCGG